A genomic stretch from Xiphophorus maculatus strain JP 163 A chromosome 14, X_maculatus-5.0-male, whole genome shotgun sequence includes:
- the LOC102228927 gene encoding butyrophilin subfamily 1 member A1-like isoform X1 gives MIVAFCPENKVKITSYYRSVMYLPLVLVQVLLTGVSLAQAQPKQVDAFAGGDIILPCTFNIPANKDIPTVEWSKVVEGPKPVIVFLYRDGCEIFGMKDPDFEYRTNLILRQLQYGNYSLRISELKLSDSGTYQCLIIQKNGAKEQTQVELVVDSLSDPKFSVVSTDGGEVTVECKALCWKPAPFMTILDDEGKRLSDEQPKQEQDPRGCYNTKQNVTLLKPVNRLVCRVEQTGRNQSKVAEILLPGFWKESQSAAICLSAAGTAIGCLTSFTLYRLIKKRSSSEGRTQLQTATKSDQIKGSGSSDPFIQQSMADNKLNSMTEEKQTYNQNLKLLNKSSS, from the exons ATGATTGTTGCTTTTTGTCCTGAGAATAAAGTAAAGATAACTTCATATTACCGCTCAGTGATGTATTTGCCTCTTGTCCTGGTTCAGGTTTTACTCACAG GAGTTTCTTTGGCACAAGCTCAGCCTAAACAAGTTGATGCCTTTGCTGGTGGAGACATCATCCTTCCCTGCACTTTCAACATCCCAGCTAATAAAGACATTCCTACGGTGGAGTGGTCCAAAGTGGTGGAAGGGCCCAAGCCAGTAATCGTCTTCTTGTACCGCGATGGCTGCGAGATCTTCGGGATGAAGGATCCCGACTTCGAGTACCGGACGAACCTCATCTTGAGACAGCTGCAATATGGGAACTACTCACTAAGAATCTCCGAATTGAAGCTGTCCGACAGCGGAACGTACCAATGTCTGATAATCCAAAAGAACGGAGCCAAAGAACAAACACAAGTGGAGCTGGTTGTTG ATTCGTTATCGGATCCGAAGTTTTCTGTGGTTTCTACTGACGGTGGAGAAGTGACCGTTGAGTGTAAAGCCCTCTGCTGGAAGCCAGCGCCATTTATGACAATCCTGGATGATGAAGGAAAAAGACTCTCTGACGAACAGCCAAAACAAGAACAAGATCCCAGAGGATGTTACAACACGAAGCAAAATGTCACTCTGCTAAAACCAGTAAACAG GCTTGTGTGCAGAGTCGAGCAGACAGGGAGGAATCAAAGCAAGGTGGCAGAAATACTCCTTCCAG GTTTCTGGAAGGAATCCCAGAGTGCTGCCATTTGCCTCTCAGCAGCAGGAACAGCAATAGGTTGCCTGACGAGTTTCACTTTGTATCGGTTGATCAAGAAACGCTCCAGTTCTG aGGGAAGGACGCAACTACAGACGGCCACCAAATCAGACCAAATCAAAGGAAGTGGCTCCTCTGACCCCTTCATCCAGCAAAGCATGGCGGACAACAAACTAAACAGCATGactgaagaaaagcaaacataTAATCAAAACCTGAAATTGTTAAACAAGTCAAGTTCCtag
- the LOC102228927 gene encoding butyrophilin subfamily 1 member A1-like isoform X2 — MYFWLCFVVGAILFKGVSLAQAQPKQVDAFAGGDIILPCTFNIPANKDIPTVEWSKVVEGPKPVIVFLYRDGCEIFGMKDPDFEYRTNLILRQLQYGNYSLRISELKLSDSGTYQCLIIQKNGAKEQTQVELVVDSLSDPKFSVVSTDGGEVTVECKALCWKPAPFMTILDDEGKRLSDEQPKQEQDPRGCYNTKQNVTLLKPVNRLVCRVEQTGRNQSKVAEILLPGFWKESQSAAICLSAAGTAIGCLTSFTLYRLIKKRSSSEGRTQLQTATKSDQIKGSGSSDPFIQQSMADNKLNSMTEEKQTYNQNLKLLNKSSS; from the exons ATGTATTTCTGGCTTTGCTTTGTGGTTGGAGCGATCCTCTTTAAAG GAGTTTCTTTGGCACAAGCTCAGCCTAAACAAGTTGATGCCTTTGCTGGTGGAGACATCATCCTTCCCTGCACTTTCAACATCCCAGCTAATAAAGACATTCCTACGGTGGAGTGGTCCAAAGTGGTGGAAGGGCCCAAGCCAGTAATCGTCTTCTTGTACCGCGATGGCTGCGAGATCTTCGGGATGAAGGATCCCGACTTCGAGTACCGGACGAACCTCATCTTGAGACAGCTGCAATATGGGAACTACTCACTAAGAATCTCCGAATTGAAGCTGTCCGACAGCGGAACGTACCAATGTCTGATAATCCAAAAGAACGGAGCCAAAGAACAAACACAAGTGGAGCTGGTTGTTG ATTCGTTATCGGATCCGAAGTTTTCTGTGGTTTCTACTGACGGTGGAGAAGTGACCGTTGAGTGTAAAGCCCTCTGCTGGAAGCCAGCGCCATTTATGACAATCCTGGATGATGAAGGAAAAAGACTCTCTGACGAACAGCCAAAACAAGAACAAGATCCCAGAGGATGTTACAACACGAAGCAAAATGTCACTCTGCTAAAACCAGTAAACAG GCTTGTGTGCAGAGTCGAGCAGACAGGGAGGAATCAAAGCAAGGTGGCAGAAATACTCCTTCCAG GTTTCTGGAAGGAATCCCAGAGTGCTGCCATTTGCCTCTCAGCAGCAGGAACAGCAATAGGTTGCCTGACGAGTTTCACTTTGTATCGGTTGATCAAGAAACGCTCCAGTTCTG aGGGAAGGACGCAACTACAGACGGCCACCAAATCAGACCAAATCAAAGGAAGTGGCTCCTCTGACCCCTTCATCCAGCAAAGCATGGCGGACAACAAACTAAACAGCATGactgaagaaaagcaaacataTAATCAAAACCTGAAATTGTTAAACAAGTCAAGTTCCtag